The following proteins are encoded in a genomic region of Deltaproteobacteria bacterium:
- a CDS encoding carbonic anhydrase, producing the protein MCLRCGDTGHVDQPVVARRGFLKLAGGAAVGFAVAGRAFAEEAKRPPKPENVVSPDVALKRLMAGNQRYVEGVARRHDFKAEREALSKGQNPFACILSCADSRVAPEYAFDTGRGDLFVVRVAGNFATDDGIASFEYAVQALSTLLIMVLGHESCGAVSAAIKSIKDGTTLPGHLPALVTSISPAVKAVLDKPGDTLNNAIKQNVILNVEKLRIAAPILSKAVEDKKVHVVGAVYNLASGRIELVT; encoded by the coding sequence ATGTGCCTACGATGCGGTGACACCGGACACGTCGATCAACCGGTCGTTGCACGACGGGGGTTTCTGAAGCTCGCAGGTGGTGCGGCAGTCGGCTTCGCCGTCGCCGGCCGGGCGTTCGCGGAGGAGGCCAAGCGGCCGCCGAAACCGGAGAACGTCGTCTCTCCCGACGTAGCGCTCAAGCGCCTGATGGCAGGCAACCAGCGTTACGTGGAAGGCGTTGCACGACGGCACGACTTCAAGGCCGAGCGCGAAGCCCTGTCGAAGGGACAGAACCCGTTTGCCTGCATCCTGAGCTGCGCCGATTCGCGCGTCGCGCCAGAGTACGCGTTCGACACCGGCCGCGGTGATCTCTTCGTCGTACGCGTCGCGGGCAACTTCGCTACTGACGACGGGATCGCCAGCTTCGAGTACGCAGTGCAAGCCCTGAGCACGCTGCTCATCATGGTTCTCGGACACGAATCGTGCGGCGCGGTCAGTGCAGCGATCAAATCGATCAAGGACGGCACCACGCTCCCGGGCCATCTCCCGGCACTGGTCACGAGCATCAGTCCTGCGGTCAAAGCCGTGCTCGACAAGCCGGGCGACACGCTCAATAACGCCATCAAGCAGAACGTCATCCTCAACGTCGAGAAGCTGAGGATCGCCGCGCCCATCCTCAGCAAGGCCGTCGAAGACAAGAAGGTCCACGTCGTCGGCGCGGTGTACAACCTCGCCAGCGGTCGGATCGAGTTGGTAACCTGA